In a single window of the Osmerus eperlanus chromosome 2, fOsmEpe2.1, whole genome shotgun sequence genome:
- the psmc3ip gene encoding homologous-pairing protein 2 homolog isoform X1 produces the protein MTSTKRVLHVGARKVQTNGMALILDYLNEKNRPYSAQDVFGNLQKQHGLGKTAVVKAMEQLAQEGKIKEKIYGKQKIYFADQAQFTEVSEADLKAMDTRVSELSTKVQAVTQDCRQLETELKQLNSSLTTADMMSEIQQLKAECSGYHERLEKIKSATNHITPEEKEKVYKDRNIYVKEWKKRKRLASDMISAILEGYPKSKKQFLAKAGVETDEDCKVAVPST, from the exons ATGACGTCAACAAAGCGTGTGCTTCACGTTGGCGCGCGGAAAGTACAAACCAATG GTATGGCCCTCATTCTTGACTATTTAAATGAAAAGAATCGCCCGTACAGTGCCCAAGATGTATTCGGCAACTTGCAAAAGCAGCATGGACTAGGAAAGACG GCGGTGGTTAAAGCCATGGAACAGTTGGCTCAAGAGGGGAAAATCAAAGAGAAGATATATGGCAAGCAAAAGATCTATTTTGCAGATCAA GCCCAGTTTACAGAGGTGAGTGAAGCAGACCTGAAAGCCATGGACACACGGGTATCTGAGCTCAGCACCAAAGTGCAGGCTGTCACTCAAGACTGCAGACAGCTAGAAACAG AGCTCAAGCAGCTCAACAGCTCACTAACTACAGCAGATATGATGTCAGAGATCCAGCAACTCAAAGCTGAGTGCTCAGGGTACCACGAACGTCTGGAAAAAATCAAATCAGCCACAAATCACATCACtccagaagagaaggagaag GTTTACAAAGACAGGAATATCTATGTGAAGGAatggaaaaagaggaagagactg GCATCAGACATGATTTCTGCCATCTTAGAGGGGTACCCTAAGAGCAAGAAGCAGTTCCTGGCAA AAGCTGGCGTGGAGACTGATGAGGACTGCAAGGTGGCTGTGCCAAGTACATGA
- the psmc3ip gene encoding homologous-pairing protein 2 homolog isoform X2 has product MSKKDNVGMALILDYLNEKNRPYSAQDVFGNLQKQHGLGKTAVVKAMEQLAQEGKIKEKIYGKQKIYFADQAQFTEVSEADLKAMDTRVSELSTKVQAVTQDCRQLETELKQLNSSLTTADMMSEIQQLKAECSGYHERLEKIKSATNHITPEEKEKVYKDRNIYVKEWKKRKRLASDMISAILEGYPKSKKQFLAKAGVETDEDCKVAVPST; this is encoded by the exons ATGAGCAAAAAAGATAACGTAG GTATGGCCCTCATTCTTGACTATTTAAATGAAAAGAATCGCCCGTACAGTGCCCAAGATGTATTCGGCAACTTGCAAAAGCAGCATGGACTAGGAAAGACG GCGGTGGTTAAAGCCATGGAACAGTTGGCTCAAGAGGGGAAAATCAAAGAGAAGATATATGGCAAGCAAAAGATCTATTTTGCAGATCAA GCCCAGTTTACAGAGGTGAGTGAAGCAGACCTGAAAGCCATGGACACACGGGTATCTGAGCTCAGCACCAAAGTGCAGGCTGTCACTCAAGACTGCAGACAGCTAGAAACAG AGCTCAAGCAGCTCAACAGCTCACTAACTACAGCAGATATGATGTCAGAGATCCAGCAACTCAAAGCTGAGTGCTCAGGGTACCACGAACGTCTGGAAAAAATCAAATCAGCCACAAATCACATCACtccagaagagaaggagaag GTTTACAAAGACAGGAATATCTATGTGAAGGAatggaaaaagaggaagagactg GCATCAGACATGATTTCTGCCATCTTAGAGGGGTACCCTAAGAGCAAGAAGCAGTTCCTGGCAA AAGCTGGCGTGGAGACTGATGAGGACTGCAAGGTGGCTGTGCCAAGTACATGA